ATGATGAAATATCATTAACTGGAGGATTTAAGTTATTTACAAAACAAGGTGAGCAATTAATAACTCCAGAAGATTTAGGAATTCAACGTGTTGAACAATCAGATATTTACGGAGGAAACTCTGTAGAAGAAGCGGCAAAAATTTTCAAAACAATTTTAAATGGTGAAGGTACAGAAGCACAAAATAGTGTTGTGCTTACAAATGCTGCCTTTGCATTAACAATAATAGACTCAAATAAAGACTTTTCAGCTGCTTTTGAAGAAGCAAAATCGTCATTATTCGGAGGGAAAGCAAAAGAGTGTTTACAAAAATTAGTGAGTTAAATAAACTGTTGTCATTACGAGGAAGAATGACGAAGTAATCTCAATAAAAAGATTGCTTCACTTTATTCGCAATGACGTAATTATTAGATAAAATGACAATTTTAGAGAAGATTATAAATTTCAAAAAGCAGGAAATAGCTAAAATAAAGTCTGAAGTTCCTGTTAAAAAATTAGTAGAAAGTCCAAAGTTTAAAAGAACTCCAATTTCTTTAAAAGCTTCGTTAACTGAAGAAGGTTCAACAGGAATTATTGCAGAATTTAAAAGACAATCTCCTTCGAAAGGAATTATCAACGATCAGGTTTCTGTTACTGAAGTTACGAATGGATATTTAGATGCAAATGTTGCAGCACAGTCTATCTTAACGGATACTTCTTTTTTCGGAGGAACGATGGCAGATTTAATGGAAGCAAGAACTATTAATACGATCAAGCCAATTTTACGTAAAGATTTTGTTGTTGATGGTTTTCAAATTGTAGAAGCAAAAGCTATTGGAGCGGATGTGATTTTACTAATTGCGGCTTGTTTAACTGCAGAAGAAATTAAGAATTATGGACAATTAGCTAACGATCTTGGGTTAGAGGTTTTATATGAAGTTCATAATCAACAAGATTTAGATAAAATTTCTGATTTAGACAATAAGATTATAGGAATCAATAATCGTGATTTAAAAACCTTTAAAGTTGATTTAGAACATTCTATCAATTTAGCAAATCAAATACCAAGTTCGGCAATTAAAGTTTCTGAAAGTGGAATTAGCAATCCAAGAATTGTTACAGGATTAAAAGAGTACGGTTTTCAAGGGTTTTTAATCGGAGAAAACTTTATGAAAGAAGAAAATCCAGGAGAAGCTTGTTTAGATTTTATAAATCAAATCAGATAATAACACAATAGTTTGAAAATAGAGAATTATAAAATAGTTGATTGGGAGGTTTCAGAAACGGGAGTTTTGTTGGATGAAAATGAAGGTTGGATTTTAATAAAATCTATTCCTGGTGACTATCAGTTAGATGGTTTTAAATTATTGAATAAGAATCATATTGAAGAAAGATCAAAAGTTGAAAACTCTAGCGTAATCCAAAAGGTGATAGAATTAAAAGAAATTAAAGTTCAAAATCCAAGTGACTTTAAATTTGGTAATACAATTGAGATTTTACAAAGTTTAGAAACAAAATACGGTTGTTTTGAGTTTCAAGATGAAGTTGAGGAAGAATTATTTTATGGGACATTAGGGGAATATGATGAAGAAAGTTTTTCAATAGATTTTATAAAATCCGATGGAACAATAGATTTAGATTTTGATGAAGTTTTCGAAATACAAGATATACGAACAATTTCTTTTGAATCGGATTATTTTAATTCAATAAGTCTATTGTATAATCACTGTAAAAAGAACAAGAAATGAAGCTGAAAGTTTGTGGTATGAAATACGTAGATAATATTCGGCAAGTTGCTGAATTAAAACCTGATTATTTAGGTTTTATCTTCTACGAAAGATCTAAAAGAAACTTTGAAGGTATTATACCTGAAATACCGAAAGGAATAAAAAAGACAGGTGTATTTGTAAATGAATATTTAGAGATTTTAGTTTCACTTGCTGAAGAGTATAAGTTAGAAGCTTTACAGTTGCACGGAGACGAATCTGTAGCCTATATTCAAGAAATAAAAAAGCATTTGCCAAAAGTTGAAATCATTAAAGTTTTTGGAATTAAAGACGCTTTTGATTTTTCAATTCTTGAAGCATACGAATCAGTAGTAGATTATTTCTTATTTGATACTAAAGGAAAAGAAAGAGGAGGAAATGGAGTTGTATTCGATTGGACAGTGTTGAAAAATTATCCTTCAACAAAACCATTTTTTTTAAGTGGAGGAATTGGTTTAGAAGAAGTAACTGCTGTAAAAGAAATAAGCAAAACCAATTTACCAATTTATGCTATTGACGTAAACAGTAAATTTGAAACAGAACCCGGTTTAAAATCTATAAAAAAACTTAAAAAGTTTAAAAATGAAATATAATCCAGACAAAAACGGTTATTACGGAGAGTTTGGGGGAGCGTTTATTCCAGAATTATTATATCCAAACGTAAAAGAACTAGAAGACAACTATATTAAAATTATAGAGTCTGAATCTTTCCAAAAGGAATACAAAGCTTTATTGAAAGATTATGTAGGACGTCCAAGTCCATTGTATTATGCCAATCGCTTATCAGAAAAATATGGAGCTCATATTTACTTAAAGCGTGAAGATTTAAATCATACAGGTGCACACAAGGTAAACAATACAATTGGT
This genomic window from Tenacibaculum sp. 190524A05c contains:
- the trpC gene encoding indole-3-glycerol phosphate synthase TrpC, with product MTILEKIINFKKQEIAKIKSEVPVKKLVESPKFKRTPISLKASLTEEGSTGIIAEFKRQSPSKGIINDQVSVTEVTNGYLDANVAAQSILTDTSFFGGTMADLMEARTINTIKPILRKDFVVDGFQIVEAKAIGADVILLIAACLTAEEIKNYGQLANDLGLEVLYEVHNQQDLDKISDLDNKIIGINNRDLKTFKVDLEHSINLANQIPSSAIKVSESGISNPRIVTGLKEYGFQGFLIGENFMKEENPGEACLDFINQIR
- a CDS encoding phosphoribosylanthranilate isomerase; the encoded protein is MKLKVCGMKYVDNIRQVAELKPDYLGFIFYERSKRNFEGIIPEIPKGIKKTGVFVNEYLEILVSLAEEYKLEALQLHGDESVAYIQEIKKHLPKVEIIKVFGIKDAFDFSILEAYESVVDYFLFDTKGKERGGNGVVFDWTVLKNYPSTKPFFLSGGIGLEEVTAVKEISKTNLPIYAIDVNSKFETEPGLKSIKKLKKFKNEI